Proteins encoded in a region of the Strix aluco isolate bStrAlu1 chromosome 26, bStrAlu1.hap1, whole genome shotgun sequence genome:
- the SFPQ gene encoding splicing factor, proline- and glutamine-rich, whose translation MSRDRFRSRGGGGGGFHRRGGGGGRGGPNHDFRSPPPGMGMGQNRGPMGGGPQGPGGPPGGGPKPEPPKPPASTSAPPSSSSSAGATTAGPAGSQAGPGAPPPSALPAGQPPQQQTPVSAPSSAPSGPGGQPQPKPSPSPTPAGGPKKGQGQSPGGGPKGPGGPQQGPGGPHKGGPGHRGGPGGEPRGRGQQHQGQQSLSSQQGSAGGGGGEKLSDEGFKANLSLLRRPGEKTYTQRCRLFVGNLPADITDEDFKRLFAKYGEPGEVFINKGKGFGFIKLESRALAEIAKAELDDTPMRGRQLRVRFATHAAALSVRNLSPYVSNELLEEAFSQFGPVERAVVIVDDRGRSTGKGIVEFASKPAARKAFERCTEGVFLLTTTPRPVIVEPLEQLDDEDGLPEKLAQKNPMYQKERETPPRFAQPGSFEFEYSQRWKSLDEMEKQQREQVAKNMKDAKDKLESEMEDAYHEHQANLLRQDLMRRQEELRRMEELHNQEMQKRKEIQLRQEEERRRREEEMMIRQREMEEQMRRQREENYSRMGYMDPRERDMRMGGATTMNMGDPYASAAQKFPPLGGGGGIGYEANPGVGQAAMSGSMMGSDMVKMKAE comes from the exons ATGTCGCGGGATCGGTTCCGTAGCCGTGGCGGCGGTGGAGGCGGCTTCcaccggcgcggcggcggcggtggccgCGGCGGCCCCAACCACGATttccgctctccgccgcccggCATGGGCATGGGCCAGAACCGCGGCCCGATGGGGGGCGGCCCGCAGGGCCCGGGCGGCCCGCCGGGCGGAGGCCCGAAGCCCGAACCGCCGAAGCCGCCCGCGTCGACCTCTGCTCCGCCTTCTTCGTCTTCTTCAGCCGGCGCCACCACGGCGGGACCTGCCGGCAGCCAGGCCGGCCCGGGAGCGCCTCCGCCGTCCGCGCTGCCCGCGGGGCAGCCGCCGCAGCAGCAGACCCCGGTGTCGGCGCCCTCCTCGGCTCCCTCCGGCCCGGGGGGCCAGCCGCAGCCCAAGCcgagccccagccccaccccagCCGGCGGCCCTAAGAAAGGACAAGGACAATCGCCCGGCGGCGGGCCCAAGGGACCGGGCGGCCCCCAGCAAGGGCCCGGCGGGCCGCACAAGGGCGGACCGGGGCACCGCGGCGGGCCGGGCGGAGAGCCGCGCGGCCGCGGGCAGCAACACCAGGGACAGCAGAGCCTCTCCTCGCAGCAGGGctcggccggcggcggcggcggcgagaaGCTCTCGGACGAG GGATTTAAAGCAAACCTCTCTCTTCTGAGGCGGCCTGGGGAGAAGACCTATACTCAGCGTTGCCGCTTGTTTGTTGGGAATTTGCCTGCTGATATAACAGACGAAGACTTTAAAAGACTGTTCGCCAAATATGGGGAGCCAGGAGAGGTTTTTATCAACAAGGGGAAAGGCTTTGGATTCATTAAATTG GAATCTAGAGCCCTTGCAGAAATTGCGAAGGCAGAACTGGATGATACCCCCATGAGGGGTCGACAGCTTCGTGTTCGGTTTGCCACACATGCTGCTGCTCTTTCAGTGCGTAATCTTTCACCCTATGTGTCCAACGAGTTGCTGGAGGAAGCTTTTTCCCAGTTTGGTCCGGTGGAAAGAGCTGTTGTGATTGTAGATGATCGAGGTAGATCAACAGGAAAAGGCATTGTTGAGTTTGCATCAAAGCCAGCTGCAAGAAAAGCTTTTGAACGGTGTACCGAAGGAGTGTTTTTGTTGACAAC CACTCCTAGGCCAGTTATTGTGGAACCATTGGAACAACTGGATGATGAAGATGGTCTTCCAGAAAAGCTTGCTCAGAAGAATCCAATGTATCAAAA GGAAAGAGAGACTCCTCCCCGTTTTGCTCAGCCTGGCAGTTTTGAATTTGAATATTCCCAAAGGTGGAAATCTTTagatgaaatggaaaaacagCAGAGAGAGCAAGTGGCAAAAAACATGAAAGATGCCAAGGACAAACTTGAAAGCGAAATGGAAGATGCTTATCATGAGCATCAGGCAAACCTCTTGCGTCAAG ACCTTATGAGACGTCAGGAAGAATTGAGACGTATGGAAGAACTCCATAATCAGGAAATGCAGAAACGCAAGGAAATTCAACTGAG GCAGGAGGAGGAGCGTCGCAGGCGGGAAGAGGAAATGATGATACGTCAACGGGAGATGGAAGAACAAATGAGAAGACAGAGGGAAGAGAATTATAGTAGAATGGGTTACATGGATCCA agggagagagacatGAGAATGGGTGGTGCCACCACAATGAACATGGGAG ATCCCTATGCTTCTGCAGCCCAGAAATTTCCACCTCTCGGAGGTGGTGGCGGCATAGGTTATGAAGCTAATCCAGGAGTTGGCCAAGCAGCCATGAGTGGTTCTATGATGGGAAGTGACATG GTGAAGATGAAAGCTGAGTGA